GCACTCAGGACCTTTGCCAGCTTCCTGCCATTGGTGCCGCCGCCCACCAGCACCCTTTCAGCACCCGTGGAAGCGAGCATCTGTTCCACCGTGCGCACCAGATCCTGAGTGTCGCAGATGGTCCGCGCAAGCACGCCGTCCCGGGAGACTGCGGCCACTCCGCACTTGGCCCGTCCCGGATCCACCGCGATGACCGTCACCGGTTCTTGCTTCACCTTTTCTGAATCGAGAACTCCAGCTCCAGCGGTCCGGCGCTGGTCACTGCATTCTTTGCCCGCGCACAGAGACGCACCGGGCCTTTCGCCTCGCGGATATCGGCCACCAGCGCGGCCAGGCGGTCGACATCCATCTCGAAGTAGACCGGTTCCCCGCCGGCTTTCAGGCGGGGAATGAGGTCCGCCCTGGCCGCCGCGGAGCGCACATCCGTGGCCAGAAACTCCCGCACCTCCTGGGAGATCGTCTGATTGGATAGCCGACCGTCCAGCATCACGCAGGCGAGAAGGTCGCCCGCAGAGAGGATGGGCTTGTTGCGGAACAGACGCACGGCCACCGGCACGGTCTCCCCTGCGATGCTGTTTCCCGGAACGGTGATCTGCATGACCACGGATTCACGGCTCTCGTGGATCTGCTCCGCGATGGCTGCAACGCTCTGGGGCTCCTGGAACCGCTCCTCCCGCCCGCCTTCCACGGGACGGAAGACAGCCGGAGCGATGATGATCGCCCGGCCATTGGGTCCCTTCTTTGCGCCCCGGGCCTCGGCTTTGGCGCTGGCCACCTCAAGCGCTCTGTAAACGTTGGCGCGTATCTCCGAGAGGCGGGGCGAGTAATCCACCACCACGCGCGCCACCTCCTCGCCCGCCCCGAAGATGATGGGGCGCTCGCGGAGTTCGCGATAACCTGCCAGCGTGATCCCTGCCCTCTGCTGAGCCTGCACCACCAGCCGGTTCTGCTCGGCCAGTATGCGCGCGGCCTTTCGGATGTCTGCCTGCGCCTTCGCCACGTCCCGGCGTGCCAGGGTAAGCCGGGCCTGTTCCTCGGCAAGGCGCTTCTCATAATCCTTCAGCCGCGCCTGTTGCTCGCGGATCTTGCGGTCCAGCTCCGCTTCCGTCTTGCGGGCCTTCAACAGGTCGTCCGTGGCCTTCTTCAGACTTTGACGGGCCTTCTCTAGCGAGCTTTCGGCCTCCCTGGCGGAAGCCATGGCCTTCTCCGCCGTTTCCACCGCGTTCCTGCGGCGATCCTCCAGCTCCCGGGTCTCGCGCTTCAGGCGGCGGTTCTCCGCCAGCACCTGCGGCCCCTCCAGCACTACGCGGGTATACTCCCGATTCACGGCAAGAAGAAGTCCCAGGGTCAGCACGGCGATGAGCATCCCCGTGATGGAGGTCACCACGATGGCGGTGTGCCGCGGCCGCAGGCCCAGCAGCGACAGGCGCGCCTTTCCCATCCGTCGGCCAAGCACATCGCCCACGTAAGCGATCAGCCCGGCCCCCCCGATCAACGCCGCCAACAGGATGATCGTGTAGCCCATAAGCTCCTTTTATACTTCAGCGGCTCAGCGTGACGCTCTTGCCAGCAGCAGCAATCCCACCGTGAGGAAGATCACATCCGCCATGAAGCTCCCCGCAAGCGGACTAATTTGGCCGGCCTTCGCGAGCGCGCTGGAATACTGCCAGACCATCCAGTATGCGAAGATCAGCCCGATGCTCAGGCCAAATCCCACGGCGGCCCCTCCGCGGTGCGGGCGCAGACCCAGCGGCGCCGCAATCAGCGCGAAGACCAGGCTGGCCAGCGGAACGGCAAGTTTGTTGTACAGCTCCACCTCCAGTTTGAGCGTGTCTCCGCCGGTGCGCTTCATCCGCTTTATGCGCTGCGCCAGTTGCGCGAAGTTCAACTCGTCCGGGTCGCGTTGCTCCTCAACCACCTCCTCCGGGGTGCGGTTGATGTTCACTGCCCGGGTGCTCCATTCCCGGAATGTGTTGACCGTGACCCCTCCAGCCGGGTCCAGCGTGCGCATCGCGCCATTGTAAAGCCGCCATTCGGTCCCACCTTCCCAGCGCGCACGTTCCGCAAAGAAATAGATCTGCGGGCCCTGCTCGGTGAAGCCGGTGAAGATGGTCACATTGCGCAGCTCGCGCGTCTTCGGATCCATCCCACCGTTGACGAACACCACCGAGTTGTAGCGTCCTCCCTCCACATCGGAGATGATGAACGCCTTCTGGAGAGGAGTAATCTCGCCCAGCGCTCGTTCGCGGAGCTCGGTGGAGCGCCGCTGTGTCTGCGGAGCCAACCCCTCGCTCAGCAGGTAGCTGAGCAGCGTCACCAATAGCGCCACCACAACCACCGGCCGCATGATGCGCCAGAGGCTTACTCCTCCCGCCCACAGGGCCACCATCTCGCTGTCCGAAGACATCCGCGAGAACGCCAGCAGCACTGCCAGCAGCACGCTCATCGGCAGCGTCAGAACGATGACCGAGGGGAGATACAGGAAGAAAAGCTCCGCAACCACGCGAAAAGGGACGCCCTGCACAAGCAGGTTCGTCAGCTTGGAGAGGTATCCTCCCGCGAAGAACAGGCTGGTGAAGGCCGCCACCCCGAACAGCAGGGGCGGGACAAGCTCTCGCAACATCAGGCGGTCAACCGTGCGCATCCCTGCCCCTTTTACAGCGTAAAGTTCTCACCCAGGTAGTGCTTCCGGGCGAGCGGGTCGTTCAGGATGGTCTCTTCCGTCCCGGAGCAGACCACCCGCCCTTCTGCCACAATGTACGAACGGTCCGTGATGCTCAGGGTCTCCCGGACGTTATGGTCCGAGATCACCACCCCGATGCCGCGCGACGCCAGCTTCCGGATCATCTGCTGGATCTCGCTGATGGCGATGGGGTCCACGCCTGTGAACGGCTCGTCCAGCAGCAGAAATCCGGGATTGGCGGCCAGCGCCCGGGCAATCTCCACCCGCCGGCGCTCGCCACCAGACAGGGCGGAGCCGGTGACATTGGCGCGATCAGCCACGCCGAAATCCTCCAGCAGCCGCATCGCCTCCTCGC
The sequence above is drawn from the Armatimonadota bacterium genome and encodes:
- the lptB gene encoding lipopolysaccharide export system ATP-binding protein LptB; translated protein: MSIVCQELVKSYRGRRVVNSLSFSAERGEVVGMLGPNGAGKTTTFYMILGLVRPESGRVLLDGYDITSQPIFRRSRLGIGYLPQEASIFRKLTVFQNVMLYLESRGVPAGQRREEAMRLLEDFGVADRANVTGSALSGGERRRVEIARALAANPGFLLLDEPFTGVDPIAISEIQQMIRKLASRGIGVVISDHNVRETLSITDRSYIVAEGRVVCSGTEETILNDPLARKHYLGENFTL
- a CDS encoding resolvase yields the protein MKQEPVTVIAVDPGRAKCGVAAVSRDGVLARTICDTQDLVRTVEQMLASTGAERVLVGGGTNGRKLAKVLSAREGMPQVELVDEQFSSLDARKRYFRENPPRGIRRLIPGGMLVPPEPVDDWAAVVLAERWLKECEDSG
- a CDS encoding LPS export ABC transporter permease LptG translates to MRTVDRLMLRELVPPLLFGVAAFTSLFFAGGYLSKLTNLLVQGVPFRVVAELFFLYLPSVIVLTLPMSVLLAVLLAFSRMSSDSEMVALWAGGVSLWRIMRPVVVVALLVTLLSYLLSEGLAPQTQRRSTELRERALGEITPLQKAFIISDVEGGRYNSVVFVNGGMDPKTRELRNVTIFTGFTEQGPQIYFFAERARWEGGTEWRLYNGAMRTLDPAGGVTVNTFREWSTRAVNINRTPEEVVEEQRDPDELNFAQLAQRIKRMKRTGGDTLKLEVELYNKLAVPLASLVFALIAAPLGLRPHRGGAAVGFGLSIGLIFAYWMVWQYSSALAKAGQISPLAGSFMADVIFLTVGLLLLARASR